A single window of Desulfovibrio sp. G11 DNA harbors:
- a CDS encoding TlpA family protein disulfide reductase, which produces MKKILLPLLLCLLLPCAAFAGSSSASGVPSLNLAGLTDLLAKNKGKVIMLNFFATWCPPCQVEIPELVQVNKKYAGKNVLIISLSVDEDAKVVTPFIKKMGMDYPVYMADRDIARAFQVTSIPHNVFYAKDGQRVISEPGIADAEMMEMVFNKLLEQK; this is translated from the coding sequence ATGAAAAAAATCCTTCTTCCCTTGCTGTTGTGCCTGCTTTTACCCTGCGCGGCATTTGCCGGCTCTTCTTCCGCCTCCGGTGTTCCTTCGCTCAATCTGGCAGGGCTGACAGACCTTCTGGCCAAGAACAAGGGCAAGGTCATCATGCTGAACTTTTTTGCCACATGGTGCCCTCCCTGCCAGGTGGAAATTCCCGAGCTTGTGCAGGTGAACAAGAAATACGCCGGCAAGAATGTTCTTATCATCAGCCTTTCTGTGGATGAAGACGCCAAGGTCGTGACGCCGTTTATAAAGAAAATGGGTATGGATTACCCCGTGTATATGGCCGATCGTGACATCGCCAGGGCTTTTCAGGTAACCAGCATTCCGCACAACGTCTTTTATGCCAAGGACGGACAGCGGGTCATATCTGAGCCGGGTATTGCCGATGCCGAGATGATGGAAATGGTGTTCAACAAACTGCTTGAGCAGAAATAG
- a CDS encoding IS3 family transposase (programmed frameshift), giving the protein MRKTKFSEYQIVKILKAVEGGRTVVDVCREHGVSSATYYKWKSKYGGMEASDIQRMKDLEAENRKLKQMFADLSLENMALKDVIGKKTLRPVQRKEFVMHMVNAFELSLRKACAAMGISRSYYAYKPHPRDDSDVIAALTELAEKKPTWGFSKLFNVLRQQGKPWNHKKVWRVYCLLKMNLKRKAKKRLPQASRTAVAQPLAPNHCWSIDFMRDTLYSGRVFRTFNAVDDYNREALAVEIDTNMPAGRVVRVLDRVAEERGCYPERLRMDNGPEFSGTVMAAWAESHGVNLEFIQPGKPTQNSYIERFNRTYREEVLDLYVFNSLSEVRAITEDFIREYNEERPHESLGNMSPINFAAQRAGGSPCPLGNPPKTAGSLYS; this is encoded by the exons ATGCGCAAAACGAAGTTCAGCGAGTACCAGATCGTCAAGATCTTGAAGGCAGTGGAAGGCGGACGGACTGTCGTCGATGTCTGCCGCGAGCACGGCGTGAGCAGCGCCACGTACTACAAGTGGAAGTCAAAGTATGGCGGCATGGAGGCATCCGATATCCAACGGATGAAGGATCTCGAAGCGGAGAACCGCAAGCTCAAGCAGATGTTCGCCGACCTCAGCCTGGAAAACATGGCGCTCAAGGATGTGATCG GAAAAAAAACTCTGAGGCCAGTTCAACGCAAGGAATTTGTCATGCACATGGTCAACGCGTTTGAGTTGAGCTTGCGCAAGGCATGCGCGGCCATGGGCATCAGTAGGAGCTACTACGCCTACAAGCCGCATCCGCGGGACGACAGCGATGTCATCGCAGCCTTGACTGAACTGGCCGAGAAAAAGCCTACATGGGGCTTCAGTAAGCTTTTCAACGTCCTTCGCCAGCAGGGCAAGCCCTGGAACCACAAGAAGGTTTGGAGGGTTTACTGCCTCTTGAAAATGAACCTGAAGCGCAAGGCCAAGAAGCGGCTTCCGCAAGCCTCTCGGACGGCAGTAGCCCAGCCGCTTGCGCCAAACCATTGCTGGTCGATCGATTTCATGCGGGACACCCTTTACAGCGGTCGCGTCTTCAGGACTTTCAACGCTGTAGATGATTACAACCGTGAGGCCTTGGCCGTGGAAATCGATACCAATATGCCAGCAGGACGAGTGGTAAGGGTGCTGGATCGGGTCGCCGAAGAGCGTGGCTGCTATCCCGAAAGGTTGCGAATGGACAATGGTCCGGAGTTCTCGGGGACTGTCATGGCGGCCTGGGCAGAATCGCATGGCGTGAATCTGGAGTTCATTCAGCCTGGCAAACCCACCCAGAACTCATACATCGAGCGGTTCAACCGGACCTACAGAGAGGAAGTCCTGGATTTGTACGTGTTCAACAGCCTGAGCGAAGTTCGGGCCATTACGGAGGACTTTATTCGTGAGTACAACGAGGAACGTCCTCATGAATCTCTGGGGAATATGTCGCCGATAAATTTTGCTGCCCAGAGGGCAGGGGGATCCCCCTGCCCTCTGGGCAACCCCCCGAAAACTGCCGGGAGTCTCTACAGCTAA
- a CDS encoding MFS transporter: MSVAANDKQAQKNLRRVVISSLMGAVIEWYDFFLYGVVAGLVFNKLYFPAFSPGVGTILAFATFAVGFVARPLGGIIFGHFGDKIGRKKMLILTLEIMGVATVLIGCIPSYDSIGIWAPILLVICRLAQGIGLGGEWGGAVLMAYESAPAHKRAFYGSLPQVGLSLGLMLASGVIGLLSFLLSDEAFLAWGWRIAFILSAVLVLVGAYIRTSVQETQDFSSAKKEVEKIRYPMLEAFKRYPKTLTACVGARFVEGIAFNVFGVFSLTYLTQTCGVNRTVALMAVVVASGVMACFIPMWGAMADRVGKGRIFGTAALLLGITAYPVFWVLHNYATTNLFFVYLAIIIPFGIIYAAAYASMASLFSESFDATVRYSSISFVYQFSGIFASGLTPMIATMLVQANNSQPWYLCGYLLVAGVISTVSTMWIGRLRISKAEPRVLPAEESSVLAANPATGQNA, translated from the coding sequence ATGAGTGTTGCCGCCAATGACAAGCAGGCGCAAAAAAACCTGCGCCGCGTGGTGATTTCCTCCCTTATGGGCGCGGTTATCGAATGGTATGACTTTTTCCTTTATGGTGTGGTGGCCGGGCTTGTGTTCAACAAGCTTTATTTTCCCGCATTCTCACCGGGCGTAGGCACTATTCTGGCATTCGCCACCTTTGCTGTGGGCTTTGTGGCCCGGCCTCTGGGCGGCATCATTTTTGGTCACTTCGGCGACAAGATCGGCCGTAAAAAAATGCTCATCCTCACCCTTGAGATTATGGGCGTGGCCACGGTGCTCATCGGCTGCATTCCCTCTTACGACAGCATCGGCATATGGGCTCCCATCCTGCTGGTTATCTGCCGTCTGGCCCAGGGGATCGGGCTTGGCGGCGAATGGGGAGGCGCCGTGCTTATGGCTTATGAATCCGCACCAGCCCACAAGCGCGCTTTTTATGGCAGCTTGCCCCAGGTTGGCCTTTCACTGGGCCTGATGCTCGCTTCAGGGGTTATCGGTCTGCTGTCATTCCTGCTGTCTGACGAGGCCTTTCTTGCCTGGGGCTGGCGTATTGCCTTTATCCTGAGCGCAGTTCTGGTACTGGTGGGCGCGTACATACGCACGTCCGTTCAGGAAACACAAGACTTTTCTTCCGCTAAAAAAGAAGTGGAAAAAATCCGCTATCCCATGCTTGAAGCGTTCAAGCGCTATCCCAAAACCCTGACCGCCTGCGTGGGAGCGCGCTTTGTAGAAGGTATCGCCTTTAACGTGTTTGGTGTGTTTTCATTGACGTACCTTACACAGACCTGCGGCGTTAACCGCACTGTGGCCCTTATGGCCGTTGTGGTGGCCTCGGGTGTTATGGCCTGCTTCATTCCCATGTGGGGAGCCATGGCAGACCGCGTGGGCAAAGGCCGCATTTTCGGCACTGCGGCACTGCTGCTGGGCATAACCGCTTATCCGGTGTTCTGGGTGCTGCACAACTATGCCACCACGAATCTCTTCTTTGTCTATCTGGCGATTATCATCCCCTTCGGTATTATCTATGCCGCGGCCTATGCCAGCATGGCCAGCCTGTTTTCTGAAAGTTTTGATGCCACGGTGCGGTATTCCAGCATTTCTTTTGTATATCAGTTTTCGGGCATTTTTGCTTCGGGGCTTACCCCCATGATCGCGACCATGCTCGTGCAGGCCAACAATTCTCAACCCTGGTATCTCTGCGGATATCTGCTTGTGGCAGGTGTTATCAGCACCGTGTCCACCATGTGGATAGGCAGACTCCGGATTTCAAAGGCTGAGCCGCGCGTATTGCCCGCTGAAGAAAGCAGCGTTCTTGCCGCCAATCCTGCAACCGGTCAGAACGCCTGA
- a CDS encoding DUF3426 domain-containing protein, whose translation MEVRCPNCSSRFNLPDQLARPGVKLRCSVCKTVFAYDPAEQLAAQGPLPDMPVKKRSRLGKLLGLLLLILVCAGGAYWYFKHSATGESSPPTEQELAKKVEMLTMRNVRQYYVDNEKVGKVFVIEGKVVNEFPEPKELVTVEAAIYDKDKKTLATKKQLGGVQLSLFQLQVLSEKEMESFLNNKVEILTNNTNVPRGGEVPFMVLFYAPPEGVAEFGVRIVDVKDMPVQDDKQDEKSAR comes from the coding sequence ATGGAAGTAAGATGTCCCAATTGTTCAAGCCGCTTTAACCTGCCGGATCAACTTGCCAGGCCGGGTGTAAAGCTGCGTTGTTCGGTCTGCAAAACTGTTTTTGCCTATGATCCGGCCGAACAACTTGCCGCCCAGGGGCCTCTGCCGGATATGCCCGTCAAAAAACGGAGCAGACTTGGCAAGCTGCTTGGCCTCCTCCTGCTTATACTGGTTTGTGCCGGCGGCGCGTACTGGTACTTCAAGCATTCCGCCACCGGGGAAAGTAGTCCACCCACAGAACAAGAACTGGCCAAAAAGGTGGAAATGCTCACCATGCGCAATGTGCGCCAGTACTATGTGGACAATGAAAAAGTGGGCAAGGTCTTTGTTATCGAGGGCAAGGTGGTTAACGAGTTTCCAGAACCCAAGGAACTGGTTACCGTTGAGGCCGCCATTTACGACAAGGACAAAAAAACGCTGGCCACCAAAAAACAGCTCGGCGGCGTGCAGCTTTCCCTTTTTCAGCTTCAGGTACTGAGCGAAAAAGAAATGGAATCTTTTCTTAACAACAAGGTAGAGATTCTCACCAATAATACCAATGTCCCCCGGGGGGGCGAGGTTCCCTTTATGGTGCTGTTCTACGCGCCGCCCGAGGGCGTGGCCGAATTCGGCGTGCGTATCGTGGATGTGAAGGATATGCCCGTGCAGGATGACAAGCAGGACGAGAAGAGCGCCAGATAA
- a CDS encoding homocysteine S-methyltransferase family protein has protein sequence MTFRQALGSGRPLLLDGAMGTMLQASGLPAGTSPEEFCMENPDILRGIHASYLKAGVDLLTSCTFGGNAYKLSKNLDVFSFNKRMASVARAAAADVSRPDGRPIFVAGNVGPTGHFAKPLGPVEPAELIEVFAQQIRGLVAGGADLVFIETQFDLAEARAAVVAARQVCDLPVMVSMTFEQGVSLTGSTPAIFAETMQNMGVDVVGTNCSLGPEQMEPVVAELLGVCACPVMAEPNAGLPELRGTQTVFPLGPEDFARKTASFAHMGAQVLGGCCGTTPEHLAALAHSLRGLGEVRPTGVKRSGICLTSRSQMVRIGAGRPLAIIGERINPTGKKQLTLELQEGRFDTALQFADAQIEAGATVLDVNVGAPLVDETALLPDLVQRLVGRLTVPLSLDSSNAQAIAAALPYCPGSFLVNSISGEEGRMELLGPLCRDYGAPFILLPLEGATLPEKAVERIRTVESLLLRAERLGIPRRLMMVDILALAVSSSPDGARQCLEMTRWCAEQGLPTTLGLSNLSFGLPARDLLNATFLAYAAGAGLSSCIANPSAQRLREAADALKVLGEHDPHASSFISSYANWKPGEGSVLQRQGGGGASKSLGEAVLNGDRENVLSLLEAELAAGAEPFSLVQEVLIPAITEVGARYERREYFLPQLIRAAETMQTAFGHLKPRLEAGRGAEERPVVIMATVEGDIHDIGKNIVSLLLGNHGFDVIDAGKDVPAEDIVACALEHNARIIGLSALMTTTMVRMEDTIKLVKEKGLAIKVMVGGAAVTQAFADAIGADAYCADAVGAVRAAKNFM, from the coding sequence ATGACTTTCAGACAAGCGCTCGGTTCGGGACGTCCTCTTTTGCTTGACGGCGCCATGGGCACCATGCTTCAGGCTTCCGGTCTTCCTGCGGGTACAAGCCCGGAAGAATTTTGCATGGAAAATCCCGATATTCTGCGGGGTATCCATGCGTCCTACCTCAAGGCGGGCGTTGATCTGCTTACGTCTTGCACCTTCGGCGGCAATGCTTACAAGCTTTCGAAAAATCTTGATGTTTTTTCTTTTAACAAGCGTATGGCCTCGGTGGCGCGCGCGGCTGCGGCCGATGTGTCACGCCCTGACGGCCGCCCGATTTTCGTGGCGGGCAACGTGGGACCCACCGGACATTTCGCCAAACCTTTGGGTCCTGTTGAACCTGCCGAGCTTATTGAAGTTTTCGCCCAGCAGATACGAGGGCTTGTGGCCGGCGGGGCTGATCTTGTTTTCATCGAAACCCAGTTTGACCTGGCCGAGGCCAGGGCCGCCGTGGTGGCCGCCAGACAGGTCTGTGACCTGCCGGTAATGGTTTCTATGACTTTTGAGCAGGGCGTAAGCCTTACGGGATCTACCCCCGCCATATTTGCCGAAACCATGCAAAACATGGGCGTGGATGTGGTGGGAACCAACTGCAGCCTCGGGCCGGAACAGATGGAGCCTGTGGTTGCCGAACTTCTGGGCGTGTGCGCCTGCCCGGTCATGGCCGAGCCGAATGCTGGCCTGCCCGAGCTGCGGGGAACGCAGACGGTATTCCCGCTGGGGCCGGAGGACTTCGCCCGCAAGACAGCTTCTTTTGCCCATATGGGCGCGCAGGTGCTCGGCGGCTGTTGCGGTACCACACCCGAACATCTTGCGGCTCTGGCGCACAGTCTGCGCGGCCTTGGCGAGGTGCGCCCCACGGGTGTGAAGCGCAGCGGCATCTGCCTGACGAGCCGTTCGCAGATGGTGCGCATCGGCGCGGGACGGCCTCTTGCCATTATCGGCGAACGTATCAATCCCACAGGCAAAAAGCAGCTTACTCTCGAACTTCAGGAAGGGCGCTTTGACACGGCCCTGCAATTTGCTGATGCGCAGATTGAGGCCGGAGCCACTGTACTGGACGTGAATGTGGGCGCGCCGCTTGTGGATGAAACCGCGCTTTTGCCCGACCTGGTGCAGCGTCTGGTGGGGCGGCTCACGGTGCCGCTTTCTCTGGACTCATCCAATGCCCAGGCCATTGCCGCCGCCCTGCCGTACTGCCCCGGCTCTTTTCTGGTGAATTCCATCAGTGGCGAAGAAGGCCGGATGGAACTGCTGGGGCCTCTGTGCCGCGATTACGGCGCGCCTTTCATCCTGCTGCCGCTCGAGGGCGCAACCTTGCCCGAAAAGGCCGTGGAACGGATCCGCACTGTGGAGAGCCTTCTTCTGCGGGCGGAACGTCTCGGCATTCCACGGCGGCTCATGATGGTGGATATTCTGGCTCTGGCAGTCTCCTCCAGTCCGGACGGCGCGCGCCAGTGCCTTGAAATGACGCGCTGGTGTGCAGAGCAGGGCCTGCCGACAACCCTGGGGCTTTCCAATCTTTCTTTCGGCCTGCCCGCGCGCGACCTGCTTAATGCCACATTTCTGGCCTACGCCGCCGGAGCGGGACTTTCATCGTGCATTGCCAATCCATCAGCCCAGCGCCTGCGCGAGGCGGCTGATGCACTCAAGGTGCTGGGCGAGCATGATCCCCATGCGTCTTCATTCATTTCAAGTTACGCCAACTGGAAGCCCGGCGAAGGCAGCGTACTGCAACGCCAGGGGGGCGGTGGGGCGTCCAAAAGCCTTGGCGAGGCCGTACTCAACGGCGACAGGGAAAATGTCCTGTCCCTGCTTGAAGCCGAACTGGCCGCAGGGGCCGAGCCTTTCAGCCTTGTGCAGGAAGTGCTTATTCCGGCTATTACCGAGGTGGGCGCACGCTACGAACGGCGCGAATATTTTTTGCCCCAGCTTATCCGCGCGGCCGAAACCATGCAGACGGCTTTTGGTCATCTGAAGCCTCGCCTCGAGGCCGGGCGGGGGGCCGAAGAGCGCCCTGTGGTGATTATGGCCACGGTGGAAGGGGATATTCATGATATTGGCAAAAATATTGTTTCCCTGCTTTTGGGAAACCACGGTTTTGATGTGATTGACGCGGGCAAGGATGTGCCTGCCGAAGATATCGTGGCTTGCGCCCTTGAGCATAACGCGCGTATTATCGGCCTGTCGGCCCTGATGACCACGACAATGGTGCGTATGGAAGACACCATAAAACTGGTGAAGGAAAAAGGGCTGGCTATCAAGGTGATGGTGGGGGGCGCGGCTGTTACCCAGGCTTTTGCCGATGCGATCGGGGCCGATGCCTACTGTGCGGATGCCGTGGGCGCTGTGCGGGCCGCCAAGAATTTTATGTAG
- the hpt gene encoding hypoxanthine phosphoribosyltransferase → MSKVGHELKVKELKTVFSQEQIAERVQELAAEIDACYGQEPLVAICVLKGGFVFFSDLVRALQNKNLELDFVRLSSYGKGASSSKHVIFSKDVEIDICDKHVLIVEDIVDSGHSMRFLLGQFAARKARSLRLAALVDKNERREIDVHVDFAGFKLTQGFIVGYGLDYAEHYRNLPAVFEIIPE, encoded by the coding sequence ATGTCTAAGGTGGGGCATGAGCTCAAGGTCAAAGAACTGAAGACTGTTTTCAGCCAGGAACAGATTGCCGAACGGGTGCAGGAACTGGCGGCTGAAATTGACGCCTGTTACGGCCAGGAACCCTTGGTAGCCATATGTGTGCTCAAGGGCGGCTTTGTGTTTTTCAGCGATCTGGTACGGGCTTTGCAAAATAAAAATCTGGAGCTGGACTTCGTGCGCCTGTCCAGCTACGGCAAGGGAGCAAGCAGCTCCAAGCATGTTATTTTCAGCAAGGATGTTGAGATTGACATCTGTGACAAGCATGTGCTGATTGTTGAAGATATTGTGGACAGCGGCCACAGCATGCGTTTTCTGCTCGGGCAGTTTGCCGCGCGCAAGGCCCGCAGCCTGCGCCTGGCCGCATTGGTAGACAAGAATGAAAGGCGCGAAATTGACGTTCACGTCGACTTTGCCGGCTTCAAGCTGACTCAGGGCTTTATTGTGGGGTATGGTCTCGATTACGCCGAACACTATCGTAATCTGCCCGCTGTTTTTGAGATCATTCCCGAATAA
- a CDS encoding amidohydrolase family protein, protein MKVIDFRFRPNTPEIIDGIKNSSMFKAACKAIGFDQRKPQPLEDIVAGLERLDVELGVITGRDCETTYGFPANNQSVLEFCRAYPQKFVGFWGIDPHKKMAALREIELVSSEYGMKGIAIDPYLAHIPASEARFYPLYAKCCELGLPVFITMAPPPQVPGAILEYADPRDVDKVARDFPELTLIMSHGGYPFVNEAVYTCLRNANVYMDISEYERAPMVDVYVQAMNGLITDKVLFASAHPFVELADTLEAYREFDLTDEARRKIMYENARRVLGLA, encoded by the coding sequence ATGAAGGTAATAGATTTTCGTTTCCGTCCCAATACTCCCGAAATTATCGACGGCATCAAAAACAGCAGCATGTTCAAGGCTGCATGCAAGGCCATCGGTTTTGACCAGCGCAAGCCTCAGCCTCTGGAAGACATTGTGGCCGGCCTGGAACGTCTTGACGTGGAGCTTGGGGTCATCACCGGACGCGATTGTGAAACAACTTATGGTTTTCCTGCCAACAACCAGAGCGTGCTTGAATTCTGCCGGGCCTACCCACAAAAGTTTGTGGGGTTCTGGGGCATTGACCCGCACAAAAAAATGGCCGCCCTGCGCGAAATCGAGCTTGTATCCTCCGAATACGGCATGAAGGGCATCGCCATCGATCCGTATCTTGCCCACATTCCTGCATCTGAAGCACGCTTTTACCCTCTCTACGCCAAGTGCTGCGAACTGGGCCTGCCCGTATTCATCACAATGGCTCCACCGCCTCAGGTTCCCGGAGCCATTCTGGAATACGCCGACCCGCGCGATGTGGATAAGGTGGCCCGGGATTTTCCCGAGCTTACACTCATCATGAGCCACGGCGGCTATCCATTTGTGAATGAAGCTGTTTATACCTGCCTTCGTAACGCCAACGTGTACATGGATATTTCAGAATATGAACGTGCGCCTATGGTGGATGTGTATGTGCAGGCCATGAACGGGCTGATCACGGACAAGGTGCTTTTTGCCAGCGCCCACCCCTTTGTGGAACTGGCCGACACCCTGGAAGCCTACCGCGAGTTTGACCTGACTGATGAGGCCCGCCGCAAAATCATGTATGAAAACGCCCGCCGCGTGCTGGGCCTGGCATAA
- a CDS encoding IS3 family transposase (programmed frameshift), with protein sequence MSKPRRKFTAEFKTRVALDALSGEHTLSELASKYGVHPNQVSQWKQQAKEQIAVGFAGKAQKAQQNDEARIKELHAKIGQLTVEKDFLQQAFQNLSCERRRKIVDMGHPVLSVRRQCEILKLQRSTYYYQPIGESTYNLALMKRIDELFLELPFFGSRQMRNTLRDEGHPVGRNRVRRLMRRMGLMAVYQRPRTSQPHPQHKTYPYLLRGKAITRPNQVWCADITYIPMRRGFLYLVAIMDWHSRAVLSWRLSNTMDADFCVAALEEALNRYGVPEIFNTDQGSQFTSYEFTRTLREAGVRISMDGRGRWMDNVMIERLWRSLKYECVYLRELETGSELRQALSWWFDFYNNRRPHKTFDGRKPMEIYQVLKPEGVPPLACPEKAA encoded by the exons ATGTCCAAGCCGCGAAGAAAGTTTACCGCAGAATTCAAGACCCGAGTCGCCCTGGACGCCCTGTCCGGAGAACACACCCTGTCCGAGCTTGCCAGCAAGTACGGCGTGCATCCCAATCAGGTTTCCCAGTGGAAGCAGCAGGCCAAGGAGCAGATCGCGGTCGGCTTTGCGGGCAAGGCCCAAAAGGCCCAACAAAACGACGAGGCGCGGATCAAAGAGCTTCACGCCAAGATTGGCCAACTCACTGTGGAGAAGGATTTTTTGCAGCAAGCCTTC CAGAATTTGAGCTGCGAGCGAAGGCGTAAAATCGTCGACATGGGCCATCCGGTGCTCAGTGTTCGGCGGCAGTGCGAAATCCTCAAGCTGCAACGCTCAACGTACTATTATCAGCCAATCGGAGAGTCCACGTACAACTTGGCGCTCATGAAGCGCATCGACGAGTTGTTCCTGGAGTTACCGTTCTTCGGCTCCCGGCAGATGCGCAACACCCTGCGGGATGAAGGCCATCCAGTCGGGCGTAATCGTGTGCGACGGCTCATGCGCAGAATGGGATTGATGGCGGTCTACCAAAGGCCGAGGACAAGCCAGCCGCATCCACAGCACAAGACGTATCCGTACCTGCTGCGGGGCAAGGCGATCACAAGGCCGAACCAGGTGTGGTGCGCGGACATCACGTACATCCCAATGCGGCGTGGCTTCCTGTATCTCGTGGCGATCATGGACTGGCATAGCCGGGCCGTGCTGTCGTGGCGTTTGTCAAATACGATGGATGCGGACTTCTGTGTGGCCGCCTTGGAGGAGGCTCTGAACCGCTATGGCGTGCCAGAAATCTTCAACACGGACCAGGGCTCGCAATTCACGAGCTACGAGTTTACGCGAACTCTCCGAGAAGCCGGAGTCCGCATCTCCATGGACGGCCGAGGCCGTTGGATGGATAACGTGATGATCGAACGTCTTTGGCGTTCACTGAAATACGAATGCGTGTATCTGCGCGAACTGGAAACGGGAAGCGAGCTGCGGCAGGCCTTGTCCTGGTGGTTCGATTTCTACAACAACCGCCGCCCGCATAAGACCTTTGACGGCAGAAAGCCGATGGAGATATATCAAGTGCTCAAGCCAGAGGGGGTACCCCCTCTGGCTTGCCCAGAAAAGGCGGCATAG